The genomic stretch CAAAAGCATTTCACCAAGGGGTTTTCCAAGATTTTGTGAGCGGTCTTATGGTCTTGCGCTGGGACGCAATAACAAAACATGGCTGCCACGATTTCGTCCATCTGCCTTCCGGCTTTGGAGGCGGAATTGCGAAGTTCATTCAGCTTTTCCGAATACTCCTCGATCGGAAGGGCGGTCGGTATCCAACCATCGCCGAGCCTACCGCAGATGTCTAACATCCGAGGACCATGGGCCGCTATCCAGATAGGAGGCGGCTTGCCGTTAACGGGTTGTAGTCCCAGAACTGCTTTTTCCAAACGAAAGTGACGTCCCTCGTAATCAACAGGGTTCTCGGAAGTCCAAAGAATTCTAATTATGTCCAGGGCCTCCTCTAGCTTGGAGGCGGGACGGTCGAAGTTCAAACCATACGGAAGGATGTTCTCGCCCTCTCCGGCTCCGATACCTAGGATTACCCGTCCTTGAGAGAAGTGATCTAGGGTCAAGAACTCCTGAGCAAGCATTGCCGGATGACGTCTTATGGGTTCGGTCACCGCAGTACCCAGAAAGATTCTCTCTGTGGCCGCTGCTGCGACTGCTATGGCAGCGACTGCGTCTATGTAGGTATGAGGTGAGGACACTGTGTTGGCAAGGGGAGTAATAGAGGGGTCCCATAGACTCTCGGGGTGCCAGCCCATTAGATGATCAGGCCACCACAGCGACGCGTAGCCCTTTTCTTCTGCCCGTCTGGCATTTCCCATCACTCGCTCTATGGGGGGATAAACCGTGCCGGCCGTGCCAATTACGGGTGGTTTGCTAGCCACCAGTGCAACTCCGTATCTGTACACACTCGTATATTTGAGAAGGCGTGTCCAGGTCGAAAGAAAGGCCTTTACGTCGCAGCACCCTTACGGGCAGGCCTCGTTCGAACGCCGCGCTAAGGTGACGGTGGAAGGAGTCGGGTCCGAACGAAAACGGAATTGGTGGTGGAAGACGCAGAGTGAGGGCGTTGGTACCTCCTCCTTCGATGGATGGAGCGATCACAATCCCGTCTTCGCCAGGCCTGCGCATTGCCGCTAGCAAGTCTGCAACACAAACATACGGTAAGTCGGAGGGGACAATCAGAGCGCTTTCGTATCCATTTTTATAAACGGCAGCGGCGCCAACCTCGAGCGCTGTGTTCAACGCTCGTGGAGAGCCCTGTCCAAGCCGGATACAAATTCCCGGATCTGAAACTACTGATGCCGACAGATCTAAAGCGGCCTCTGCGACGGTGGGATCCGATGTAACGACGAAGACGCCCACACCTGTCTGGACGGCAACAGCGAGCACTCTGGAGGCAAGAGACAATGCCAATTTTTCGCGTTCTTCTGGAGGTACTGCCGGGGCTAGTCGCGACTTAGCTACGGCGAGAGGCTTGACAGGGACGAGGATTGCTGTGTTATAGCGACTGTTCCTCATGCGATGACGAGATGAACAGTGACTACGGGCTGCGTCCTCAAAAGCCTGCGGATGTTGGTCTGACTTTGCGACGCAACCTCTGACGAAACACCTGCCTCCATTTGTGCTAAACTTTCCCACCTCGTGAGCACCGACCCTTCGATGAGTCCAGTTGCAGAAACGCCGGTGTCCATAGACAACTCTATAGATTTGCATCCGTCCATCGTCTCGAAAGACGGCCGCACCTCTTCTTCGAAAAGCCTTACTACTTCGTCTAAGTCGTCGGGGTGCACTGCGGAACGAAACACACGTAGAACTTCGCGTGGGGGGTGGCGTTTCAAGAACTCAGCAACGTATTCGGAGGGTGCGTAAGGCAAGGTGACCTCCTCAAGATCCCCACACCGACTTCGAGAAAAGGCCAGCGTGCTCTGGATTCGTCGTTAAACGCATTTCCTTTCGATCGAGTTCCCCCATTACTCGTTCCCCCCCACCTGGGTATCGCAGAGTTATTCTTATAGACTCGTCTGTCACTTCGATGATGTTGTAACAGGGACGGGAGTATCCCCTCAATCTCCATGACGATACAGTTCCAGAGTTGACTAGAAGCACACCCTGGAGGAGCCACACGTGCGGAACGTGCTTGTGTCCTGAGAGCACCATGTGACAGTTATGGCTCACCAGTAGCTGTAAGACGTCGCCTGCATCCCAGACAGTGTTGCGTTCCCTTCCTGTGCCCGGTACGGGGACCAGGTGGTGGTGTAAGGCAAGGATTTTTAGGTCGGCGCTGTCCGACAGCTGGGAAATGATCCAGGGATACCTCTCTCTGCCGACCTCTCCTTCAGCAAGGTCGGGTTTTGACGAGTCGATCGCCACGAGTTTTACCCTACGCACTGCGTTACCGTTGCCGAATGAGGCCTCGAGCGTAACGATCCTGTCGGCTTTGCCATGGTCTTCACCGTTTCCGAAGGTGTCTGAGAAGTGAAGATATCCTACGTTTTTGGCATCGTGGTTACCGGGAACCACTACCAGCTCGAGCGAGTCGAGAGGCTCTAGAAACCTGCGGGCTTCCTTGAACTCTTGAACGTATCCCTCGGCTGTCAGGTCTCCGCAAACTACTACCAAGTCGGGTTGAGTAGAGACAATGTCATCCACAGCCTGGTACATAAGTTTGGGGTCGAAGTATGGCGAGCCGCAATGGATGTCAGAGAGCTGCGCTATGCGAAAGGGAGCCACTGTCAGCTGTAATCCTTGGACTCTCGATTTACGCCTACTTTTTATGACTTCGTTATTTATGCCATAGTGCTCACTGCCTCGGTCGGCTGTGGGCCCTGGGAGGCAACGTAAGACATTTGGCATAACTGCATCTTTATCATGTTGTATGGCGAACTCAATAAATACAAACGATAAGACGTGCATCCTACATATTTGCGACCAGCGTAGCGATAGATAGATTGGGAAGGCGCTTAGCTAGGCGAGAGACTAGGCAAGTGATAGTTGTGGGGACACGAACACCTGCGGCATGGCTTTATTGGACAATAGCATCGATTCTATGGTTGCCCCTCCGCATATGGTATCGATGGCACTTTAGGGGAGTCTCAAACCTTCCAAAGACTGGACCCGTGATACTTGCTTCGAACCATATTTCCTATCTTGACCCGCTCGCAGTTGGATATCTATGCCTAAAGCGTCGGCGTCGCGCCAGCTTTCTCACGAAAAAAGAGCTTTTCGAAAAAGGTGGAATTGCCGGGGTGGTGCTGAAATGGGCCCTTCTGGCTTTGGGTCAAATTCCTGTGAGTCGTGGAACAGAAAGTGCGGCAGCGTCTCTCGAAGACGCCGCCCGAGCGCTCGAACAGGGCGCATGTGTCGTCGTGTTTCCAGAGGGCACGATTAGCCACGAGACGTTCGAACCGATGCAACCTCGTACCGGAGTCGCTCGGCTGGCATCCAGGACTGGAGCCCCCGTTGTTCCTGCGGCAGTGTGGGGGTCGCACAGAGCTATAACCAAAAACAGAAAGCCCGATTTCAGACCGCGCTACGACATTTCTGTCTACTGCGGTAGCGCCATTATGCTCGATCCCGAAGAGGATCCGCGCGTGGGAGCCGAGCGTGTTATGGCAGCAATCAAGAAGCTTTTAGACGAAGCAATGCTCGAGTATCCGTACGATCCATCTCCTGGAGAAGACTGGTGGCTTCCCCCTCGATACAGGACCGCTCCGGCTCGATCGCGGTCATAGGCTCAGGAGCATGGGGCACGACAGTTGCCGCTCTGCTCGCGCGAGAAGGGCGCTCGTGTATCTTATGGTCCAGAACTAAAGACGTTGCAGAACAGATTTGCACCCTTCACGAAAACCCGACCTACCTTCCAGGAGTACGGCTCCCAGACAATCTCGAGGTCACGACCGAGCTATCTAGAGCGATAGAAGGGTGTTCGGTTCTACTTCTCGCAGTTCCATCGCCTTTCATGCGTGAAGTTATCTGTTCTGTGTCGTCTTCGACCGTTGAACACCAGGTTGTGCTTAGCCTTGCCAAAGGCCTTGAACCTCAAAGTAACAAGCGGATGACCGAGGTGATTTCGGAAGAATTCAAAAAAATTCCGACTTCGAGAATCGGTGTGCTCTCTGGCCCCAACCTCGCTGCCGAGGTCGCTCTCGGTATGCCAGCAGCAGCTGTCATAGCAATTCGCGACGAAGACGCAGCGCGCTATGCCCAGAGGCTTCTCACTACAAAGACGTTCAGACTGTATACCAACGACGACGTTGTCGGAGCCGAACTCGGGGGTGTTGTAAAGAACGTCATAGCGATTGCTGTCGGTGCTATTTTGGGGCTCGGCCTTGGCGAGAACACGAAGGCGTGGCTACTTACCAGAGGTGTGGCCGAAATGGCTAGATTGGGTGCGGCGCTCGGGGCTAAGCCGTTAACTTTTGCTGGACTCACAGGTATGGGCGATCTAATAGCGACGTGTTCTAGTCCACGTAGCCGTAATCGTCAGGTAGGGGAGCGCTTGGCGAAAGGAGAGTCAATCGAGGAGATCGTTGGATCGACGCGCATGGTCGCCGAGGGCGTAAAGACCTCCAAGGCGGTTTACGATCTCGCCCTCCGGCTAGGAGTAGAGCTCCCCATCACCGAGCAGGTGGTAGAAGTCATCTACAACCGGAAACCACTTCCTGATGCCGTGCGCTCATTGGTATCGAGAGAGCTGACTACGGAGTGGTGGGGTATGACACAGCCTTCTTAGAATCATGGATCTTGGCTCTGTCGCCGTGTACATGGACCTACCCAATAAAGAGAGGCTCAGTGCTTATGCAGTGGAATGTCGCTGATCTTCTTGAAGCAGTTGCCGATACTGTGCCAGACAACGAGGCCCTCGTAGTCGATGGAGGTCCAAGACTTAGCTGGGCTGAGCTTGATTCGCGGGCATCGAGGCTTGCAAACCACTTGCTCGAACAGGGCCTAGAGCCTGGATCGCATGTGGCCTGCTACATGGCTAATGGCAACGAGTACCTCGAGACCATGATCGCTTGCTTTAAAGCAAGGATGGTTCCCATCAACGTCAACTGGCGGTATACGCCATCCGAGCTGGCATATCTCTTCAACGATGCTGACGTAAAAGCGTGCATTCTTGATCCAGAGTTCTCAAAGGTTCTGCAAGAGGCTCGCCCCTATCTAGAAGACCTTTCATACATTTTGGAGACCGGTGCCCCATACGAAGATGCACTGGAATCGGCGTCACAAAGCAGACCTTTTGTGGGGGAGCGCTCTTCCGATGACAAGTACATCCTTTACACGGGGGGCACTACGGGCATGCCAAAGGGCGTGGTCTGGAGGCAGGAAGACATAATCGGTGCAGTGTGGAGGGTAACGGCGGGGCTAGATATGAGCCAGCCGCCTGATCAGGTGCGCAAGCTAGCAGCTTCTCCCCGAACCCGGTATTTGGCTATACCTCCGTTCATGCACGGTGCTGCGCACTGGGGTGCCTTTGGGGCATTCCTTGGGGGTGGATGCGTCCTCTGCAGAAGGGGCACATCTTTCGACCCGGATGCTACTCTGCGCTTCGTGGAGGCCGAGAAGCCAAACATGGCACTCATCGTAGGCGACGCGTTCGCTGCCCCATTGGTAGAGGCAATCGACAGAGCCGCTTCTCAGGGACGGCCTTACGATATCAGCTCCCTCCGTGTCCTCATCTCAAGCGGAGCGCCGCTATCGGGGGACTATAAACGTAAGCTCCAAGAGCGGGTTCCTAACTTGGTAATCGTCGACACTCTTGGCTCGTCTGAGTCGGGCTTAGAAGCAGTGAGCACCGCGCGGGCAGGGGGCGAGGTCACATCGTTCGTTCCGAACGAGTCCACGATAGTGCTCGACGAAGACACTCTTCAGCCACTGCAAAAGGGCTCGGAGCGGCCGGGCGTGGTCGCTAAGACGGGGTATCTGCCTCTCGGGTACTACAAGGATCCGGAAAAGACCGCCCGTACGTTTCCTACGGTCGGGGAAAAACGCTATGTGCTAACCGGGGATCACGCCCTGGTTAGAGAGGATGGCTCGATCCTGCTTTTAGGGAGGGGTAACGCGTGCATTAACACGGGAGGAGAGAAGGTTTACCCCGAAGAAGTCGAGGACGCACTAAAACGGCACCCTGCTATCAGGGATGCACTCGTTGTAGGGGTCCCCGATGAGCGCTTCGGCAGCGCTGTCACAGCCGTAGTTGAACTTACTCGAGGCGTCGAAAGTATTGATCTTGAAGATGTTCGCAGTTTTCTTCAGGGAAAGTTAGCCGGCTACAAAATTCCACGGTACTTAGTCATAGCGGAGCGAGTTATGAGGCTTCCTTCGGGAAAGCCAGATTACGAGTGGGCTAAAAACTTCGCAATGAACGAACTGGGGATCAAAGCGTAAGGCGCAAGGTACGGATCTGGTAGGGCCCCACTAAAATTTCCTCGCCAGCCTCGAACCGTTGTATCCGTGTTTCGGGTGACGACGTGTCGTCGAGAGGGCGTCCGGTTATCGAGACTTCGTCCGCGCTGGCTTGAACCTTCAGCGATCCTCTTTCATGTGGTGTCCACACCCTCAGTAAGGGTTGATCGTTCTGTGGTATGAGAGCGGAGAGCAAGCAGTCTCGAGCCGAAACATCTAACCGCGCACCCGTTGCGGCTGAACGGATCGGGACAGTTTCCTTCGCTGCCACCGGATATACGAATTGCTCTGCAGAGTAGTGCACGCCAGCCTCGTTCCACCTACCGATGTGGGGCATAATGCCCATCTTCCACCGGTGATGTCCTAGGCACTGGGATGCTCGGGTGGGGATCGACGGACCAGCTCCCGCCGGGCGCAGCTTTGAGTCAGGCCTAGAGAGCATACCCGTCGCTCTGAGAAGAGTCACAGCCAGTTCGTTATCGACGATTTCGTACTCGGTTACTGGCGCAATCAGAACCGCCAAGCCGGCATGAGAATAGTCGTCGTCACCCGACACCTGCGATGATCTTGGCGTTGGTAAACGTCCCCATGCATCGACAAATCCTCTTGCTGGGAACGTCGGAAGACCGAACTCGTGTGGCCCCCCTTCTGCTTCCAGACCACGCTCCACGACGTCGAAGGCGCCGCCACCAAAAGACCCCTGAGGCTCGAAGGGTAAGGGAAAATGCACTCTGAGACGGTGGTCTTGAGCATTGTTTTCAAACTCAGTCGTGACACGCAAAAATGGCTCGTTTTTTCTCAGTTCCAGCAAATCGCAAACGATCAAATCCACTGTAGAGTCCCACGACCTCTTGCCCGCGGTGCCGTCTACGTGGGATGGTATGGAGAACCTGCGCTCTATCCGAATGCCGGCACCCAGCGGCCCTGCGTAGTCAAGGTCGACTCTTACATCTGCGGGATGAGTTACTGAAGAATCGTTAGGAGGCGGCGAATAGTTGTAGGTGTCTCCCCACTCCCCCCCGTCGACTAACCGACCCAATCCGGGAAAAGCAACACCCGAGTGTTTGTGGACTATCGTGTAGGTTCCCTCATCTGTGACATCAACCCTCAGGTATCTGTTCTCGATGGATCGAGCGTCGGCTTCGATTTCAACTTCGCGGTCGGAGGTCGAAGACTCCCCGCGTATCAGCGGAAATAGGCCCCATCCGAGCCCTGGAATCTCCGGTATTTCAACAAGGAGGCGCGCCTCTACCGGTCTTTTTGCAGTAATCCTCACTAAGGAGTTTTCGGACTCCTCCAAGAAATCGAGAAGACGAGCTTTCTCCTCTTCAATATCAAGATCGCCGACCGCAGATCGGTCTGCGACAATCGTTATGGACCGTGGGGAACTGGACGCGTCGAGGATTACCTCGTTTATGAAGTAGCCCATCACTTCTCTCGAAGAGATGGCCGTAATGTAACCCTTCACT from Acidimicrobiia bacterium encodes the following:
- a CDS encoding LLM class flavin-dependent oxidoreductase, whose protein sequence is MASKPPVIGTAGTVYPPIERVMGNARRAEEKGYASLWWPDHLMGWHPESLWDPSITPLANTVSSPHTYIDAVAAIAVAAAATERIFLGTAVTEPIRRHPAMLAQEFLTLDHFSQGRVILGIGAGEGENILPYGLNFDRPASKLEEALDIIRILWTSENPVDYEGRHFRLEKAVLGLQPVNGKPPPIWIAAHGPRMLDICGRLGDGWIPTALPIEEYSEKLNELRNSASKAGRQMDEIVAAMFCYCVPAQDHKTAHKILENPLVKCF
- the cofC gene encoding 2-phospho-L-lactate guanylyltransferase, which translates into the protein MRNSRYNTAILVPVKPLAVAKSRLAPAVPPEEREKLALSLASRVLAVAVQTGVGVFVVTSDPTVAEAALDLSASVVSDPGICIRLGQGSPRALNTALEVGAAAVYKNGYESALIVPSDLPYVCVADLLAAMRRPGEDGIVIAPSIEGGGTNALTLRLPPPIPFSFGPDSFHRHLSAAFERGLPVRVLRRKGLSFDLDTPSQIYECVQIRSCTGG
- a CDS encoding phosphohydrolase is translated as MHVLSFVFIEFAIQHDKDAVMPNVLRCLPGPTADRGSEHYGINNEVIKSRRKSRVQGLQLTVAPFRIAQLSDIHCGSPYFDPKLMYQAVDDIVSTQPDLVVVCGDLTAEGYVQEFKEARRFLEPLDSLELVVVPGNHDAKNVGYLHFSDTFGNGEDHGKADRIVTLEASFGNGNAVRRVKLVAIDSSKPDLAEGEVGRERYPWIISQLSDSADLKILALHHHLVPVPGTGRERNTVWDAGDVLQLLVSHNCHMVLSGHKHVPHVWLLQGVLLVNSGTVSSWRLRGYSRPCYNIIEVTDESIRITLRYPGGGERVMGELDRKEMRLTTNPEHAGLFSKSVWGS
- a CDS encoding glycerol-3-phosphate dehydrogenase encodes the protein MQDRSGSIAVIGSGAWGTTVAALLAREGRSCILWSRTKDVAEQICTLHENPTYLPGVRLPDNLEVTTELSRAIEGCSVLLLAVPSPFMREVICSVSSSTVEHQVVLSLAKGLEPQSNKRMTEVISEEFKKIPTSRIGVLSGPNLAAEVALGMPAAAVIAIRDEDAARYAQRLLTTKTFRLYTNDDVVGAELGGVVKNVIAIAVGAILGLGLGENTKAWLLTRGVAEMARLGAALGAKPLTFAGLTGMGDLIATCSSPRSRNRQVGERLAKGESIEEIVGSTRMVAEGVKTSKAVYDLALRLGVELPITEQVVEVIYNRKPLPDAVRSLVSRELTTEWWGMTQPS
- a CDS encoding acyl-CoA synthetase produces the protein MQWNVADLLEAVADTVPDNEALVVDGGPRLSWAELDSRASRLANHLLEQGLEPGSHVACYMANGNEYLETMIACFKARMVPINVNWRYTPSELAYLFNDADVKACILDPEFSKVLQEARPYLEDLSYILETGAPYEDALESASQSRPFVGERSSDDKYILYTGGTTGMPKGVVWRQEDIIGAVWRVTAGLDMSQPPDQVRKLAASPRTRYLAIPPFMHGAAHWGAFGAFLGGGCVLCRRGTSFDPDATLRFVEAEKPNMALIVGDAFAAPLVEAIDRAASQGRPYDISSLRVLISSGAPLSGDYKRKLQERVPNLVIVDTLGSSESGLEAVSTARAGGEVTSFVPNESTIVLDEDTLQPLQKGSERPGVVAKTGYLPLGYYKDPEKTARTFPTVGEKRYVLTGDHALVREDGSILLLGRGNACINTGGEKVYPEEVEDALKRHPAIRDALVVGVPDERFGSAVTAVVELTRGVESIDLEDVRSFLQGKLAGYKIPRYLVIAERVMRLPSGKPDYEWAKNFAMNELGIKA